Genomic window (Lynx canadensis isolate LIC74 chromosome A1, mLynCan4.pri.v2, whole genome shotgun sequence):
tggggctcaaacccacaaactgaaatcatgacctgagctgaaatcaagagtcagacacttaaccgactgagtcatccaggctcccctagtttttaaaatagtaaaatcacAGGTAGAATTGAAATGTTTTTGccctttcatttctaaaattggaATGAATGAGGAATAATTTTTGATGAGGTTAATGACTAATTGTATGAATGACATAGTTTCAAGGGATTTTCTGCCGGGGACTACTAGGTGGCACTTAGTAGTGCTTTGTGATCTATGAAGCACTTGGATTCACTTAGTCTTTGTATTAATCCTTGGAGGTAGatactgttctccatattttataAGTGAAGAGACTGAGGCCCAAGGTCATATATGTAACCAGTCACAGTACTAGAACTCAAAATCTCCTGATTCCCTATTTCCCGGTGTTTTTCCCCCCATATTCCAAAGTTGTCTGGGAATCTGGTTCCTTAAGGGGTCATAAGAGGATCATGATGCACAGTATATGGTACTGGTGGCTTGTGGGTAAGGTATAGGACATTGTGGACTGTTTGCGTTTTGCAGTGAGCATCCCAGATGATTCTTTGCACCCTGAGTTTAGAAACCACTGCTGTAGGGCATCAGGGTTGGGTTGGTGGCTCATTTAATCTCTCAGACAAGGCAGATACTTCTGGAGAGGGGCACTGTCCGTCTTTGAGAACTTTCCAGGATAGGTGTCAGTCAGAATTccagttgagcattttttccagTTGGCTGGCCCATTTTCTGCATCTTGGCCACAGGAGTAGAACGTGAGGATGGCTGAAATGCCAGCTTACATAAATTGACATGTTGAGTGTGGGAGAACATTTAGACATGCTCATTTGTTTGGAATGTAGCTTGGGCTTGCTAGATAATGGCGCACAGAGACCGTGGTGGTGGAGCGGGCCTTGATCTAGAAGAACTGAAAAGTAGACTTGTCTCTCCCCTCCGAGACGGCTAGTCTGCATGTTAGGAACCCAGAGTGACTTACCCCAGTGAAGGGAAAGGGGCAGGCTCCACATAAAAGCATTTAGCTGGAGAGGAGTAGCATGCCTGAGTCTTGGCTTTGAGACACCGGGAATGGCAGGGCTTGTACCTGGTAGGAGAAGCAGCATGAGTGTTCAAGGCCTCCTTAAAAGGCCGAAAAGGCCTATAGCTTGTGTTCCGGTTTTTCACTTGCTGGCAAGTGGGAAAATTATTTCTCTGAAAGCAAAAGCTGTATTGCGGTATTTAATACAGAACTATTTGAGATATGTTGTAGAATGAATACATTCTCCTTTTAAAGATGGAATTCTGTCTGGTACGGCAAAATCAAATATCTGTTCTGTAATCAAAATTATTCTACCTattaatgtttttccttttgcctgaGGTTAAAGTGTGAACCAAGTTATTTATACCCAAACTAGCTGTTTTGTATttgctgtcatttaaaaaaagtccCTTCACACCCATCTGAACAGAAATTAAAGCTACAGAGTGGAGAGATaacaagagaagagaagcagCCGGCCTCAGCCCAGTCCACCCCCAGCAGCACCCCGCACTCCTCCCCTAAGCAGAAGTCCAGGTGAGCCCTTGCTGGGAGCCTTTCGTGCTGCATCGTGCTTCCAGGAAGCTAGTGCTGCATGTGAAATCGGAGCTTAAGCCTGTGGTTTCAGAGGGAGCCGGGGGAGCTGACAGTTCTAGTCTTTTGGCATGAGGCGCTTCTAGAGGTGTCAGAAGGGGATATAAGGAtatgctttattctttctcttccagaGGCTGGTTCACTTCTGGTTCTTCCACAGCCTTACCTGGCCCAAATCCTGGCCCCATGGATTCTGCAGGTGGGGACAAGGACAGAAACTTGGCAGATAAATGGAGCCTCTTTGGACCAAGATCCCTCCAGAAGTCTGATTCAGGTAAGGCAGCTccttcaaaaaaaaccaaaaaccaaaacaaaaaaaacccatgtggATGGCATTTTACCATGTATATTGGGAGCTGCTactaattttgaaataatttactttttggtTTACTTCCATAGGAGGTTTTGCCACCCAGGCTTACAGAGGAGCCCAGAAACCTTCTCCGATGGAACTGATCCGTGCCCAGGCCACCCGCATGGCTGAAGATCCAGCAACCTTCAAGCCACCCAAGATGGACATCCCAGTGGTGGAAGGGAAGAAACAACCGCCACGGACCCACAATCTCAAACCCCGTGACTTAAATGTGCTCACACCCACTGGCTTCTAGAGCTCTTTGTATTCCAGGGACTCTGGATAGAGGATATCTTGTATCCAATTCTCTTTTTACCTTGGCTTTGACATaggaaaggtttcttttttttttttttttttaacctcttaaaCTGAGGCTAGAGCTGGAGATGTAATTGGGTTTTGAGGAATGTTAGTGCAAAGCTTATCCTTGTGTGGAAGAAGCCATTTTGTATGGTTTAAAGTTAAATCCCAGCAGTGATGTATGGGGGACCTCATTACCCATTTTTGTATCATTTACCTTAGACAAGAACTTTGATCACTGCTTAATAGGTAAATAATGTTTGTGTTGGTCCAGAACTGAGGCTTCTTGATGTCTTTACCACTATCAACACGTGTGCATGGAGAAACCATGAAATAGATGTGTTCACGAGCTAGTTTAGACTTTGGCCCTCTTGACTAGTGTACTTCTGTGTGTTCTAGCCTTGTCCGTGGAGCACCTGAGATCTATTTGAGCCAGACTCGGCAGGGACCCCTCTCCCTATGCTGAAACCGGAGCGTCCTTGCCTTTCGGTAGGCCTTATGGATCATGTCATCTTGCAGCCACTCATCGCCGCAGCGCCTCTTTGGCCAGTGCTGTTGGAGGGATGCTTCTCTTATGTGTCACAGAGCAAACACTAGTCTTGCATATCCTTTTTCCCGCTTTGAAAATGAGAGTAACTCACAATTCGGTTGAAAACTTCCTAAGGGAGGAAATTTAGTGTACTGGTTTGGTATAGATAAATGGATGTTAAACTTTTTTAGTATGGAAGGTGGTACCTACATTTAGATTATAGTCATTGAGGTTCATGTGAAACCAGTGTCAccctattttgaatttttttt
Coding sequences:
- the KIAA1191 gene encoding putative monooxygenase p33MONOX isoform X2, which produces MSLPIGMYRRAFSYDDALEDPTPMTPPPSDMGSIPWKPVIPERKYQHLAKAEEGEASVSSPAMTMSSATDSVDKAPVVKAKATHVIMNSLITKQTQESIQRFEQQAGLRDAGYTPHKGLTTEETKYLRVAEALHKLKLQSGEITREEKQPASAQSTPSSTPHSSPKQKSRGWFTSGSSTALPGPNPGPMDSAGGDKDRNLADKWSLFGPRSLQKSDSGGFATQAYRGAQKPSPMELIRAQATRMAEDPATFKPPKMDIPVVEGKKQPPRTHNLKPRDLNVLTPTGF
- the KIAA1191 gene encoding putative monooxygenase p33MONOX isoform X1, with translation MASRQPEVPALEPSGPLGKMSLPIGMYRRAFSYDDALEDPTPMTPPPSDMGSIPWKPVIPERKYQHLAKAEEGEASVSSPAMTMSSATDSVDKAPVVKAKATHVIMNSLITKQTQESIQRFEQQAGLRDAGYTPHKGLTTEETKYLRVAEALHKLKLQSGEITREEKQPASAQSTPSSTPHSSPKQKSRGWFTSGSSTALPGPNPGPMDSAGGDKDRNLADKWSLFGPRSLQKSDSGGFATQAYRGAQKPSPMELIRAQATRMAEDPATFKPPKMDIPVVEGKKQPPRTHNLKPRDLNVLTPTGF